One Triplophysa rosa unplaced genomic scaffold, Trosa_1v2 scaffold475, whole genome shotgun sequence genomic window, aaaaacccatgggatgacatgtgcaacatgtggtgacgtgaagaacatgtgatcacatgtggagacatgtcgcatatgttatccctgTTTTTATGTTACCATGGTTTACATTTACTGGGTTTACgtggaattcacatggaattcacaccaaaatgttccaaaaacacacatttcacagtgatcacatgtgttttttgcactgTGAATTTGTGCTTTTTGAGACCCCACTATCCTCGGATGGTGGCTAAACTGTCTGTACATCAAGTGCCGACAAACGTACATGACTATTAAGGATAATACACGAAAAAGAGAATCtaataatattgattttatgtttttacattactCTGTTTACCGAACTAGACATGCTAAACATGTGCAATTTCTCAAACTGATCGAGTGCTCTCCGTCACTGGCTGGCTCTTTTACTAACAGCTCTGCTTCGTTGTCCAGAATTTGAAAGAATCGATATTCAATCAACGTCTTACACCTTAACGCACAGCGATAAGATATATCGTTGAAACTTGAAAGCCTGCAATTAAATAATCATGCGATGCATTCAGTAGGGACTGTTAATAATGTAGTGCTGTGAAGATGAGAGCACTCAACTGCATGCAAAGTAAccgctgggagtgagcgcaaacagtggaggcacaggcaaaacgcaggcagtgagcgcacacatccgggcagctgcctaagattgcagcgTATGAGctggctatgctgcagcaacaaacgatcaacccggtagtcttgtgggcgtggtcgcaatttgaaaataaatcctttttattgcaatgtaagaagtccactctccaaaacagcatgtttgagtttgattggataataagaaaataactggccattgtggccaaaggCTCTTTACTTTCCAATCtttttagaaaattgaatttgatgttccgaatttcttcttcatcttgaaaacgtgaggctgtattaaaaaaaactggatatttgcaatctaagaattcagagcaaaaaatatgttgtttgaaaatgcatgcctataaaactctgcttaaaaaaaagcaattgtgttaaatttcaaatgttcaatattcaagtaaaaaaattcaaattcgaaatcaaaatctaattcaaaactattttaactcccatataatattcagttttgttaaaaaacacttgtcaataattcagatttacgaaattcaaattcagattgttttgtcatattctGGCTCATATTCCCTGCTCTCCGCTGGACTCCCTGtgttgtctttggtcgatattaatcAACGTTTCATTACGACACATAAGATTATCTTaaacttaaagcctgaaaaataatctgcgtgcacatggGACTGTTTAATGTAGTGCTGTAAATGGACTTGCTGCAGTAACCTAATGCTGTTGCTAATGTcgttaatgtgacgtaatcacctcagggtCACGATCAAGGGCGAGGAAATTCctaaggctgatggctttttatttgcctggttttattcttaactaatatttttaaatgttgttacacttattgattatatactACATATgctatttctaataataaaaatatatatatttctggaaatcatcttgaGACATCGCCCTCGCGGCCTTGCGACCcccactttgggaacccctgataTAGAGGATGAATAGAAATGTGTCTCACTGCtggaaatgacaaaaacagtTAAAATAAATCATGATTTATTTACCCTGTTCTGTGCATGTGGTTTGTAGAATGTTGGATCAGCATACGTGATCTCGTCTTCACGAGTCTGATCTGTAACTACAAAGAGAGATTACaaatacaacaacaaaactCTCATTCTTCATTAGAAGTCTAGAAGAATTTATTTATAGTTCATCTCTCCTCTGACAGTATCTCTGATCATCAGTATCTGTAATTATTTaccttgttgttgttgttgttgttgttgttgacgtgtgtttgtgtgttttctgcagaTGAAGAACATCAGAAGTGAAGCTACAATCATCAgaaatccaacagcacaagagaTCACAACTATATAAACCAGACATGTTTCTCCTCCTTCAGAAGTATGAACATCTGTAATAATAAACCACAATAAAGCACCTTTACAGTGAACACATGTGATCTGTAAATCTGAGTTCATGTCATTCAGAGAATACTCACCTTCATCATGTTGATGGATTTCATGTTTGTCAGTTTCTAAAGAGAGCAGAACCCAACACGTATTAATAATGggtcacacatttacatttctatgGTCATGCAATATGTTTCTGTACTTAAATGTTGATTTTCCCATATGTGTAACATATCAATAAtatacaaactataattgacattTGCCTGTTGCTACTCCAGTGTTAATATgtgatttaaatgaaaatgtcaatTAAAGCTTTTTTACGAATAATAATGGATGTTCATTCATGTATGCTCTCTTATCTTATTCTTGCCATCTCCTCATCTCCTCGTCTTAATCTCTTGACAACATAAGACATCATGTGTCACTTAATGTCCGTCTCATCGTATCAGTCACACCTGAACCGCTAACTTCACTGCACTTTTTGTTcggacaaaaatgaaaattcttcataatttctcatcctcatgtcatgtcaaacctgtatgagtttctttcatctgcagaacacaagaagatattttgaagaatgttgataatcaaacaacactgaactccattgacttctattgtatgaacatttctcaaaatatcttctcttgtgttccactgaagaaagactcacacacggatttacaaacacatcatgagagaataaatgacaaattgacacgttttgatttatttattttgtattcattAATAACCAGTTCATCATCATTTGACTCAACTAGAAATGCCCACccaacaaagaaaaaacatttctggATTCCCAAAGAACCTTCCAGTCAATAAATACCATTCGTCTTATTTGACCTGTTTATAGTCTGAAGAACTGAGAGGTTCTGCACATGATCAATACAGCCAAACATATCTTCTGTGTCTTTGTTTATTAACTTATGAGTGTAGAAGAGCTCAAATAAACAGAAAGATGATATAAAACTACTCACCATTAACAGTAAGACTGAATGTCTTGGCTGTCTCCTTATTTCTCCCAAGAATGTTGAGTTTATAACGTCCAGAGTGTTCAGCtctgatgtttgtgatggtgagatctccagtctgattgttcatcttcagtctgtctctgaatatCTCAGTCTCATCATTATATGTGGGATTAATATTGACTGATCTCCTGATTCTGGCGATGCGGATGTTTTTAAACCACCAGTACATCTCCTCATGTGTGTATAGTTCAGTAACATTAGTGTGTAGAGTAACagaatgtccctccatcactgacatcttcacttcatcaccaaacacacctgaacaacacaaacacacacagagagtcGATCAATAACAGAGACTGTAGTTCAGTGACATATTCATGTTGTNcacgcttgcagtattcgaccaatcactacgcactggttaactggccaatcacagcacacctcgcttttcagagccatgagctttgttaaaaatctgctcgtttcagagaggcggggcaaagaggagatacaaacatgcacggtgtgtggaaaacacagcgtttttgaaccttaaatcatatatacacattgcattacatctaaaacaaaccataatattccttttagccgtgtcatatgagtTTTACAACCAGGTTTAGGTGCTTTTACACCGTTGTTATTCACCTTTCATTTTAGGGATATGTTAGCGGTAAGGTTTGGGGTGGGTATAGGCTTTCtctacaaaaatgttgttctgGGGTCAACAATGTACATTGCCCCAAGAACATCTCTCATTTGGCAACATCAGTTCGAGCACGTCAAGTTAGAGATGTCAAGAGATCTACAGAAGAGACctgtgctcagatttgccaagagACCAAAGTCTTCAATCCGAAGTATGAACTCATCTGAAACAAAGCAGATACGTTGATGAAATCTCCAGAGATCAGTCTGCCAGCAATACTTTTTcttcaatttatttttctttgaaaaATGTACACCAATGTAGAATGTTCTTCTGGTTTCAGTTATTTGAAATCCTGGAAACCCGTTTGGAAGAACGCACGACCCATTTACTGTAGGTTATCATCACactatcattttcattttgatagCGTTTTATCATTAACCCGCAAGGTAAAATGACCTTAAGATAAGTGGCGGTTTGCTTTGTGCTCATTCTCTGTGACGCATATTAGGTAATGTTGTCCTTGGACAATATCGCTCTTATCCCTCTTGCCAAATAACCAGGATGTAAACCAATGACGTTATAGGCAGCAGTCCAAAGCCAGCTGGTGTGGTATGATGCTGGGAGGAAATTCCAAAATGCAATAGAAAGATTGATACGTTTCGATATGGCTTTGAAGAGCAGACATACTCTTATGGATTCAAGTCATGTGATCCTGACATAGTGGTCACTACTAGAGGAAGTCAATGTCATCGGGTCAGTGCTCAGCTGGTTCGATTTCACAGTTAATGACAGTGTTTCGTTTGGCTAGATCTTTCTGCTCCTCATGTTTTTCTTCACACTTTCCACATCATAAGAAAAGTCTGACTGCTTGAGAAGCCTCCAATCTTCGATGAAGTTCAGGCGGCTTTGCGTTCAGAGATGAAGTGACTTTTCTGGCAGTCAGAGTGATGTTCCTCTTGTGTCAACTCACGGCAGGGTCAGGTGGGTTTTGTTTTCCCAGCCCCCTTACCCTCCCCTtctgtgtaaagaaacattttcaaaatagcaaCAGACTTTGTTATATCATCTGAAGCAGGGGATTGTGGGTCACGGCAAAGTCCCTTTAAGGAAAGAGCAGCTGTTTCATTCATACAAGGAGACGTTCCATCTACTTGAAGGGGGGTAGACAGTCGCTCATCACTCATTCTCTAATATCTTTCCTCATGacgacaataaaaaaacatttcccaccaacaattaaacctgacatcagCCGTACCATACATTTGGTTTCTTAAACCGTGTCTACAGCAGACGCAGCACGACAAaagaatgcattagaacccattataatttaaaatgttctccacactggatgcggcacgGTGCGACAATCTCATTAGAACCATTCTGTGTAGGTTGTGTTGCGCCCGGTGTAGACACGCCGTTAGGTTTAAATTGCACAAAAATAGCACTTTTCCCCCAGAACGCTCCAAGATGCTCCTTTGCATCCATCTTTGAAATGGAACACATAAAGCCTAAtgtgttaaaggagtagttcattttcaaaataaatgttcatgataatttactcacccccatgtcatccaagatgtttatgtatttgtttctttagtcgaaaagaaatgaaggtttttgatgaaaacattccaggatttttctccatatagtggacttcaatggactccaagcagttgaaggtcaaaatgacagtttcagtgcagcttcaaagggctttaaacgataccagacaATGAATACGGTTCTTATCTAGCGAAACGATCGGCCATTttctaaacaaaataaaaatgtatatgctttaaaaacacaaatgctcaccttgctctgttctgcgatgcgcgttcatgacttcacCTAATACGTAATTACGTTGAAAAGGTCActcttttttaatattacaacATCCAGGATACGCACACGAAATGACCATATCCATATTTAATCACGCCAGTTTCAGCACACTATCTGCTATGTTGAGACCAGATCTTTAACATGGATTTTTGCATGTTCTCTTCATTATTCTGCACATTATTCAtttaacacacacatttcagCTTAATATCTTTGAATTTGGTGTTAGATATGCTGATGATTTGAAGTATTGCTTTTTGCATGACATATAGTATGAAAGAATGCATAATTCAGATGTGGTAATGTCTCACTGCTGCAATGGCCACAGCTAACAGGGTATACAGGGAGGAGGGCATTGATGAAATACTGCAGAGGTCTGGAAACCCCCGTATGTGTGTCGACTGGCCAGCACTGTCACACCATTACATAACctactgcagagagagagagagagagagagagagagactgctgCTGATAAGCTATTCGAAACACTCACACTTTGCAGGTTTATACACGTTTggctgcaaaaataaaaaaatataaagtatatagACTGCACAGTAAGGTGTTTAGCACGTGACTGCTGACtcagtgtgttttgttttgtacctcCTGTTTTGTCCATCATACCTCACTCATCatcttcatgtgtgtgtgtgtgtgtgtgtgtgtgtgtgtgtgtgtgNNNNNNNNNNNNNNNNNNNNNNNNNNNNNNNNNNNNNNNNNNNNNNNNNNNNNNNNNNNNNNNNNNNNNNNNNNNNNNNNNNNNNNNNNNNNNNNNNNNNNNNNNNNNNNNNNNNNNNNNNNNNNNNNNNNNNNNNNNNNNNNNNNNNNNNNNNNNNNNNNNNNNNNNNNNNNNNNNNNNNNNNNNNNNNNNNNNNNNNNNNNNNNNNNNNNNNNNNNNNNNNNNNNNNNNNNNNNNNNNNNNNNNNNNNNNNNNNNNNNNNNNNNNNNNNNNNNNNNNNNNNNNNNNNNNNNNNNNNNNNNNNNNNNNNNNNNNNNNNNNNNNNNNNNNNNNNNNNNNNNNNNNNNNNNNNNNNNNNNNNNNNNNNNNNNNNNNNNNNNNNNNNNNNNNNNNNNNNNNNNNNNNNNNNNNNNNNNNNNNNNNNNNNNNNNNNNNNNNNNNNNNNNNNNNNNNNNNNNNNNNNNNNNNNNNNNNNNNNNNNNNNNNNNNNNNNNNNNNNNNNNNNNNNNNNNNNNNNNNNNNNNNNNNNNNNNNNNNNNNNNNNNNNNNNNNNNNNNNNNNNNNNNNNNNNNNNNNNNNNNNNNNNNNNNNNNNNNNNNNNNNNNNNNNNNNNNNNNNNNNNNNNNNNNNNNNNNNNNNNNNNNNNNNNNNNNNNNNNNNNNNNNNNNNNNNNNNNNNNNNNNNNNNNNNNNNNNNNNNNNNNNNNNNNNNNNNNNNNNNNNNNNNNNNNNNNNNNNNNNNNNNNNNNNNNNNNNNNNNNNNNNNNNNNNNNNNNNNNNNNNNNNNNNNNNNNNNNNatatatacatgaataaatgtggaaataaataaaagtggaaataaataattgtataaataaataaatgaaaaaataaataaacgtggaaaaatatataattacacataaataaggaaataaaagcacaaatactcatttatttgtgcttttttacatttcttcatggatttatttttgtatttatttatttttaatattgtcaattttggcattccataAAGCACTGCCTGTCTGCCCAACCCGAGGTTCACCAGGGCTTCATTTTTTTGAGATGCTGGAATATGTGTGCGCGTATGGCGCCGGTGCAATCGCTTGAGCTGTTATTATAACGGCAGAAACAACTAAAAAAACTCTGTGATGATTTATGGTCAAACTGACTATGAGTAAAGTCATCAGATACTGCAAAGTTTGCTACTATTAGTCGTGTGCACATTTTAACTACAGCAGTAGCCTATAATGTGCTTTTGCGAAATAAAGAAAACTTAGATGATGCGCTCTGTCATCTTTCCTTGAACTTATTTGTGGAGCACTGCAcctcacaaactgaaccaaACTCAGCTGCATATTGCCCCGTTTTTTCcctttcgttttgttaatctgttaattgtcaaatattcCGCATATATTTATTCGCGTCGCATGTTTTGTATTATATATTGAAGGGAACTTgtcgtgatggacacttcagagGGAGATATTTGTAGTTGGACAAATGCTGCGAGACGCAGAACTGATGAAATACGGTAAACGGATaatacattatacattatacacGGCACCCGCATAATTTAAATTTAACGTTAAACTTCTGAATTCTATACAAATGTTGAGGGCTGTGTGTTattttacatgcacaaatattcacaacatcatcattatgACAATACTGTTTCCATCAacttaatgtgcatttgaaCTAAGGTAAACTCTTTGATAATTCTGAGATTATTTTCGCATGTCCGTTTCCATTTAGGCTTTTTTATGCGCATTTTAAATACATCTAAACCACGCCCACTTATTCCGGCACCTCGgaatttacaaattaagcacTGGTGTTAACAcagatttattaccattttaagtgttttgacATTTAGTATTTCTACAGATCATTGAATAAATTAGAAGCcatggtttatttttaacagcttattgttattttataacagctataGTAAGGGGCGTTGTTAGGCATGACACGAAGCCTATAACAAGTATCAGTTAAACTATTACTACAAAAAACATAAAGATAggagtttaattaaaatttcttACAGGGACACCAATTCTGACATTCATTTAACATGTTATTTTCTAAATGGCATTTCgtattatttattgtgtttgtctttccttAATTATGATCTTTTCATTCCTGAATGTTTCACAGACTCAGCTATAGAGTGTACAGACTTATCTCCAAAGTTGGTAGGTAACTCTCTGGAGTCACTGGAGCATAATGATGCAAAATTTGAACTGTTGTCTGCTCCTGATCGAGATCTGAACGAACCATAACCAGAACTTCTTAGAGATGTATCAAACATCTCATCACTCATTGGAAATAATTATCAGCTGTTCACTCAGTGGAAATTTGATTTCcttgttttaaataaagagCTTGTTTTCAAATTTTCTGCAGACAGTTTTCATCACAGCAAAAAATGGTCTCTATCATTGTGAAATGGTGAAAAGGAAAAAGGTTACCCTTTTAATACAACTCTTAAATTATAGTTATTAGGCCTGGTGTCTGTGGCTAATGTAAAATAACTTGCTTTAAAGAGACACCTgaagattttaacatttaatacatAGCAGTGAAAAGACAAAGAACTGGAGTTGGGATTGGGTTGGTAAAGATAATCGGCTGTTTCTATACACCTGtgttttgattgacagaatTAAATGAACATGTTTCTCCAAGACTTTGGAATTTCattaaagtccccctgtggtgtaaatcaagtttttaatattgtttatgtgtctatgtggtgtttttaatatgctttattaTGAAATGATCATTCTggcatcatgtactcacccatTGCATATGACTTCCAcagaatacaaaaatatatatattttgaagaatgttgttaacatggcccccattgacttgcattggctttgtgtccatacagcagaagtgaatgggtgatggcgttgttcggttaccaactttcaaCTATACTTTAAAGGAGTggttcattttcaaaataaaatttcatgataatttactcacccccatgtcatccaagatgtttatgtatttgtttctttagtcgaaaagaaattaaggtttttgatgaaaacctTCTATGATTTTTGTCCATATAGtagacttcaatggactccaaacggttgaaggtcaaaattacagtttcagtgcagcagcttcaaaaggctttaaacgataccagacgatgaataagTGTCTTATAGCGAAACGAtcggtcattttctaaaaataaaatgtatatgctttataaacacaaattacGCAAAATACGTATTACGTTGAAAAGGTCACGCTTGACGTATaggtagccatctttaagaactgtctgaaaacacatctcttccgtcaacacctgactgatcagttctgacttctatctcttttctactcttaaaaaaaaacttaactctgtatactgtggtgggctatatgagaccagttttcttttattgcacttatgctttttgttgtccttatgttgttccaattgcttccattctttccctcatctgtaagtcgctttggataaaagcgtctgctaaatgattaaatgtaaatgtagattcCTTTTAAGTGCAGTATATGTGCATTAATCTAATTTATAATCATTATATAGTATAAAACAGCCCAGCAGAGGAAACAGGCCCCAATATATTGATCAAATTCGAAATTAAGGTTTTAAAATCCAGCTACAGTATTTCAGCAAGGGAATCTATACATATGATGACTTTGTAAAATGCATTGTgaactggaaaaaaaacagacaaactaTAGAGTAAACTGAAAAGGTCATAGTGTATACcattagaaaatgtttataataacagatacatttattcaatttatttagGTTTCCGTGTTTGTAACAAAGATAATATTTCAAGCGACACCCTGCATGTATTAACCATTAACATTCAATgctcaataaaaaacatgttttatgaaaattaataaaaaaacagagttatccctt contains:
- the LOC130550903 gene encoding uncharacterized protein LOC130550903, with product MSVMEGHSVTLHTNVTELYTHEEMYWWFKNIRIARIRRSVNINPTYNDETEIFRDRLKMNNQTGDLTITNIRAEHSGRYKLNILGRNKETAKTFSLTVNETDKHEIHQHDEDVHTSEGGETCLVYIVVISCAVGFLMIVASLLMFFICRKHTNTRQQQQQQQQQVTDQTREDEITYADPTFYKPHAQNRRVQEEGEVVYAGVVTRR